ctgCCTATTTTTTAAGCATCTAATTTTTTTAAACGACTCTTTCTTATCTAAGCAATATTCTATTTAAGGTCATTTGCGTGGTTTGTGTTGAACTTAATATGTGCCTTAAATAAAGTGTGCCCCAGAAGATCACGAAGTATCAGATATACCCAACAGTGGCTTCCCAAAGGTTTTGGTGTTCTGCCATAGTCACTGCGACAATTACAACTTCTTCAGTCCAAACTAGCCCAATCCAAATGCTAACTGATAATATTGGGATCATTTTAATTAGTCTTGATAACAAGGATGACTAGGATTCTTTGTAGGTTTTTAAATCTTCTCAGTACAGTTTTACCACTTTTTCTTCTTGTTCTGTGCCTTGGGACTAGCAGCATTTTACGTCAGCTGTAACTGCAGGTTTCCACCAACGAATAGAACACAACAACTTCATTTCAGGCTTTTTTTGCTTGTTGCATAAGATTTGATTGTGAATAAATGCAGCTTGACAGCTTTGCATTTACATGTGGCCCATTTAGTTTTCCTGACTGCTCCGTTTTCTCAGACATTTTAAGGCCTCCGTTTGTATTGCATTTATACATTTTGAGCAAACAAATGGCAACTTTTAGTTATCAAAATAAGTTATGGACAGTCCACAGACTGTAAACACTCCATTGGGCATAATGTTTTCACAGCTTTATAATAGTGCTCAACTTTCATATGAGCCACAATGCCTTATTTGGTGAACGATTCATATGAGCCATAATGCCTTATTTAGTGAACGATTCATATGAGCTACAATATTTGATCcctgttttcatttttttcgaatttttcAGTCATCCTAGGTCATTGCACTTTTTCTTCAATTATGTTTGAGAATCAATGAATTCCTAGCTGTGTTCTTCTTTCCACAGTAAGACTTTGATTAATTAATGTGAATATCTGTATATTATTTTTGCATCTTTTAGGAATGACCGAAATTCTGTAGTTTGAAACCATTTCTACTAGTGGAACTAGTTTTTGGAACTTTTTTCACAAGAAAATTCGTAATCTGCGTAAATAATACATAGATAATTTGCTTTCAAGCAATGCAACGCTTCAGACGAAAAATAATGCCTAGGTTAGAGGAATATTAGCCAGTAATGACAACTAGCGCATGTTATGCTAAATAATTCCTTGTCTTCCATCTTCTACAATAAgagttttttaatttaatttgcaCCATCTGGTTAAACCTTTGATTAGGTATTCATTGTATTATGTTCAATTCATGTTTAATATTTGTAGTGAAGAATATGAATAAGCTAGTATGGCGCTTCATAAAACTGGCAGCGGTAGTTCTCTTCACCTACTTCATCTTTGTTCAGATTCTTTACATGAACTCACAGTCAAAACCTCCCTACAAGCGAGATGCCCGTAAGTCCACGTAGCAGACAATGTACCATGCAATATGTAGCTGACCTCATTTGTCAATTGCAGAGCGTTCTCTTACACAACTATTAGTATTTCCTGCTTTGTTGTTCCTTAGTTTAAGCAAGAGTGTAATACATCAGTTTCTACCAATATGTTAGCTTTCTGGGCATGTCTTCGATTAATCTTTTTGCTGAACTTAAGTTGACATGCGTCTAAACAGCAATGGTTACATGGTTTGTTGCAGCCAAACCTTCAAAGTTACTCGCTCATTTAGAGATTCCTGTTCAGGAAACCATGAAGCATGATTCTGTAAAACCAAGGGCTCCAGGTAATGCAAAGTTTCAGGATAAAGTTTTTCAAGCTGAGAAAAAGCGAGCCAATGCTGATGAAAAGGCTCCTAAAGCGGTGGTACCGCCGATTGAGGCAGATAGGGAATATATCAACACACTGCTTCTGAAGCCTCGGCAGACGTTTAACTTCCATCACAGTATGTCACCCAGTCAGAAATTATCTTTTCCATTTCTAGAGTACATTCCTAATTACGTCTGTCTATTTATGAGTTTTTGTTGTTTATGAGATGCCCTTGTATCTATCTGCACGATTGGCTTGGCTTTCCACACCGTGAGCTTGCCTGTTTACATCAGATTTTGTCTGTTTAGTCATTTTAACATAATCAAGCTGCTTATCAACAACAATGTTAATGCTACCGCGATATATGTTTAGTAGTGGTGTTCTACACGCATGTTTGTTATCCGGTGGATGGTATTTACATTGGCAATATTGCATGATATAGAACACTGTTTTCctttttgttggtttttctGTAAAGTCACTATTTCCCTTTCTAGTTTTCTTCTTCCTGTTATTCATCCTTCACACGCATTCATTCCTATCTCCTCTGTATCTCCTCCACTTTTACTCTTTCTCACTAACCACCATATTTTACTAGTCTCTCTCTAGCTTATTTCAGTTGTCATTCCTATCAACCACCTTCTATTGCCATTTTATTGTTTACCCATCTAACACAGTTTGGTCTCACTATACGCAGGCTGTGATAGCTCCCTGCCTGTTATGGCGGTGGCCGCGTGCACTACCTCctaactcacaatatttgctgttttagcGAAATAAGTTCTGCTGCATAACAGGTAAAGGCGGTTGTCACACACTTGTGAGGTCTGACCGTTGACTTGCCGTGTGAACTAAATTAGGCTAACCTTTTGCGATTCCTTTTGATTGCTTTTACCTTCACCTACACCAGTCTTGTCTCATTTACTCCTGACACGCCGGTCTCTTAGGCTACAAACATAAACCACAGCCAACTGTTTAGGTGAATAGTTGACTTAACAGATAAATTATGTCAAGTCTATTAACTCGTGATTTGAAtctatgtgtgtgtatatatagatatagggcTATGAATGGTTAATCCTGTTGCTTAGACATTACCACGCCAATATGCGCTATCTATAACTAACAAGAATTTCTGGCTAAGTTTAGTTTGTGGTATTTTATAGCAGctgtttttctttaaaaaggGCTTATTTGTATCTAGCTCGGTAGTTTGCTAGGCCTGAGTACTATAAGGTACATATTGTAAATCAAACTGCAGTCATTTTACAAGCATTTCAGCATTATAAttgtaatacatgtacaacaactCTTTCACAGCGGTACCACAGTTCTCTCTCCTAACATAGCACAGTTAAACATAGCGTTTAACATGTGCTCAACGTAACACAGTTAAACACATAATTAATAGCACAGCAGCTAAAAATCATAGCTTTAAAACATTTCATTTGAATTCTCCAGTTAGAGCTTGCGTTGCGTTTTACCTTTAAATGATTTGTTTGTAATGATTTTGAATGAGTTAGAAGTTCATGTCATTAAAAGTTATGTCTGTATATTTTGATGTCAATATATTTTGATACAGACATTTGTTGTAAGTTGTGTCAGTTTAGACTCTTTCATATGCTCTTTTAGTGCATTTCTTGCCATTATCAACTAATtcttcaaaaataatttcatacGTTCGGCGACTAGGGGAGTACGAAAAACAAACTGGTGTAGGCGAACTTTGTAGTGACCACAGCTATTCGTATTATATTAACTCCTATTTCCCTGATTACTGCCGGCTCTAATTTGTGGCTTGTCTCAGCTTTGGTGTTACTTTCTAACTGGTACAAATATGTTCCTTTGAGCAATATTGTAACACACGCATTTTGGTTATATATGTCCTTGTGCATAGCATCGCTGCTGACCTTCAGCCACTGCGTTTCAGATGTGAGACCTTTAATTTGGCCTGATCCCAGTATCCAGTTTGATGATAGGATCATCTCACAAATGACATATGGTTCTGTCGAGGCCTCTGAGACTAAACCAAAAGAGATATTGGTTTACTCTGGTCAAAGAGATGGTATGATGGAAGGTAGATCATCTTTCATTTCTCAACAGTGCCCAGTTACTAATTGTATGCTCACGTACAGTCGCTCTGCGTCTACGACAGCTGATGTGATTCTATGGCAAGATCACGTATCGCTACCCGGAGGAAAGCGACCACCAGGACAGATATGGATGGTGAGATCAGAGGCTTTTATTTAGACTAGCAACTAGGTATTAGAGTGTAGACTTTATTAGTGTTCATGTAGAATGTCAGGATCTCATACTATGACAGCTAGACTTTATTAGTGTCCATGTAGAATGTCAGGATCTCATACTATGACATCGAGACTTTATTAGTGTCCATGTACAATGTCAGGATCTCATACTATGACAGCGAGACTTCATTAGTGTCCATGTAGAATATTCAGGATCTCATACTATGACAGCGAGACTTTATTAGTGTCCATGTAGAATGTCAGGATCTCATACTATGACAGCGAGACTTCATTAGTGTCCATGACTTCATGTAGAATGTCAGGATCTCATACTAGGACATCGAGACTTCATTAGTGTCCATGTAGAATGTCAGGATCTCATACTATGACAGCGAGACTTCATTAGTGTCCATGTAGAATATTCAGGATCTCATACTATGACAGCGAGACTTTATTAGTGTCCATGTAGAATGTCAGGATCTCATACTATGACAGCGAGACTTCATTAGTGTCCATGACTTCATGTAGAATGTCAGGATCTCATACTAGGACATTGAGACTTTATTAGTGTCCATGTAGAATGTCAGGATCTTATACTATGACAGCGAGATGCAgacttttgagtgttttaactatGATCaagttgtcaattttaatcttgaaacatcataACAAGTGAACCGGTTTAATTTCTTtatccaatgaatttgagtagctTGAGCTATTTACTTAAGCtttcaatctttactataagagccgtctatatatatgtatatatactataagagTCTGTCCAAAGCCAGCTAAAAGCATTAGGAAAAATGATTGCACTTCACAAAGATCAAACCGATCAAAACAGAGTTCAGATGCACAAATGTGAAACTAAGCGCACTGCTCCTAAACCATGCAGCCATCTTGCCACGCTTCGGAATAATAGTGCGTATAATCATTACAcgtgatgatctttcacagcgAACTGGACTGCATGCGTGCATATTTTAACAAATCGCTATTAACTGAACATACAATAAACActtcaatttatatatatagattagaaCTAGTTACTCACCCAGCCGACCTAaatgaaacatcctggcaggtggatcacttaaaacaacaaactgaaactcaaatgataaaaaatatttattctttctgataaaatcttataaagttttatatgaGTGGCCCTTTTAAACACTCTTGTCATTTCTTTAGCCAAAGTTTCTCCAATATTTCCACTACAGAGACGCTTTAGTCAATCAACACGCCGTCTTATCTATAAAATACTTAATATACAGTGTTGTGGCTTCATACATACCTCAATATTTTTCAGAATATACCAAGGTTATGTATTATTGTTAGTACAAAAGAGACAACCAAAACATTGCTTCTAAAAGTGTTCTGTCTTAATATCTAAGTTCTTTTCCTATATGAAAGCAACCGTTACTTCAACATGTTTGATTGTTCAGCCACATGACATTGCGCTAAAATCTGCGTGAGGCTTTGAACTTGTTTGCTATTGGATTTACTCACTGATTTCTTTATCAGTTGTGACATGAGTTGGCAGTTTAAATTGTCTCTCATTAACATCTTGAGGCACTGTTTTCTAATTGGATCATTTAAACTTGTGGAATTAGCATTTCACTTATTTCACCTTAGAATCCTCGCTACACGCCCTTGCAAATTGCTTAACCAATGTATCATGTAGATGTAGATATCTGCTGCGGATACAGTGATGGACGCTATAAATGATGTATTGCATTGGCAAATTGattgaccaatgagaattgACCTCAATTGCATGAAGGTCATAGAATTTTTGCTGGATTGTtactagcaccctggcagtAGGATGTACCGTGAGAGATCGCTAGGTGTGTTAATACACCACAGAGAATGAGTATACAGGCAATCATTTTCAACTGCTTTAGTGCATGTGGTAATGTGCCAGACAGCCAAGCTGCATGTTGAGGGTTTGATTCCCATAGGATGCAGTTTTTCGCAACCTCCAACCATAGTTTCGGACAAACAGACACGTCTCTTATTATAGGGACTAGGTGAATGCCAGGCGTTGCCCGggcaataaaaaagtctatggacagaaaatttacttatatttaacatataacaacatttaccattccaactATAAAACTTCagatcatgagaaaagttttctGTATAGTtcataaatttacaaaaaaataaaacaactgtaaaggtggtTAAATGTAAAGTAATTAGCAGGTAATGGCTAAATAGTTTtttctactacaatgattacGATGATAAATGATTTAATACTGATACAAtcaatacgaactgagaaaacaaaaatcatgaattaaatcaaatcattgaattaataataacaatgattacATAGaactgtgtgtataaaaaggtaaCTGTAGTAACCAAAGCTATCTATCCACCCTTCAAATACAACAATACTGGTACattttgatactggtacctctctatactggtacaaacgtaaaaatgagatatcagactgtttTTATCTGgcactttgtctgaccaaacgaagagagaatgtagatACAATTCTTAATCGATAATACAACAGCCCAgatgtaaaagttttaaatttaatagctCGTAGCGATCGCCCTGAGGAACAACTAGTAATTGGAGCCGGTAATCggacatttgaaattgaaacggcacatttgaaaataacAAATTAAGAAATAGGTAATGAATTTTGAAAtgctttgtaaaaaatttaaaaaagcaaaacaaacgCGAAAAGCAAtattaactaataataaaaagtgcatccTCATTTAGCGATAAAAATACCAGAGGTAAATTAGTTAACAAaaataagaatggcttagccagttagccttgtggttaggtgagCGTGATTGCAAATTGGTTTCTATTCAttaagtatttatgaataaGTTAATGTACCTTATATATTACCTGCTTCTTTAATATAcactttttaatgtaaaattttgtaaaaatagttgaaaaaggagttttttaattttcaaaatggtTGATAATTATTCACATTAGTTGGAATAggaaaattgttttaaaatttgaacaaatcGTTTTTTGAACAACCATTTGCAATAGATTGTGATCAAAAACCGAGGTTGAACCTCAAGTGTTCATATTAATGCGAACAACTGTTTCAACTATGTAGCCACCCCTTTTAATAATCAAATAACAGAGCACTATGCTAGGTTCAAATCAGTCACAAGGTCACTGTAACAGCGGCATTGTACTCCCAATATTAATTCTAAGCTTTTGGGTTTGaaatactttttcaaatatcatATGGATAGATATGCTCCGTCgtatttagcctgtcttgacaagctgttgtttttgcgtagttgtccccccgtcgagctgcgagcaacaacagcttgtcacaagatgtactgcacctgatgcatcagctgcacttataaggagttgttctctttcgtctacgcggctcggctgcgatgttattccggtcgctccattggtaatcataacggatttcacgcaaaaatttatgtagaaaaattaagataagaacgtttaactggcgacccttctctgcagtaaattttattagaatttgagaacttaggcaacaacagcgactaaacatgtcgttatttgtgcgctcagtcagttttatttctatttttgtatcagtcagttttatttgttcttatggattttattttgagtttattttattcttaagttctactaaagtttatcacagaaactggtctatggttaaacgttgtaatcttgtttttttctacataaatttttgcgtaaaatccgttatgattaccaatggagcgaccgacataacatcgcggccgagttgcgtagacggaagagaacaactccctatatgTGCAGCTGacgcatcaggtgcagtacgtcttgtgacaagctgttgttgctcgccgctcgacggggggacaactacgcaaaaacaacagcttgtcaagacaggctacgtCGTATTGAGGCTACGGATAAGTGTTGTCTGATTGTTGATAGATTTACGAGTCGCTCCTAATAATTTGTGTACAAAGCAACTTAACAATATATGAAAGCGCATTTAGCAATACCCTGGGACGTATCAAACATGCATAAGGGTGTATCTAAGGTTATGTTGGAATGTATTGAACATACCCCAGAATATATCTAAAAGTACATTGGAATTTATCCAGCATATGTAAGAGTGCATCTAAAAGTACACTGAAATGTATTAAACATACACAATGGTGGGTCTCAAAATACACCAATGTATCGaacgtacatacatgtaggagTGCATGTAAAGGTGCGTTGGAATGTATTAAATATGCACCAGAATACATGTGaaagattattttaatttaataagcGTACACAAGAGTGTATTTAAAAGTACATTGTAAGATATTACTCACGTAATAGTATATCTAAAAGTACATtgcaatatattaaaaatacacAAGACCGTATTTAAAACTACATTGCAATTTATCAAGTATGCGCAAGAATGTATCTAAAAGTAAATTGAAATTTATCAATACACAAGGGTGTAAAGGTATATCGGAAGGTATTACTCTCACAAGAGTGTAACTAAAAGTATGTCGGaatatatttaacatacataAGAGTGTATCAAAGAGTACATTAGGATATTTATTAAACATACACAagcttgtatctcaaagtttgtcggaCAAAGTATTTCTAAGGATATAGCCTACTTGGTAATCTGGGATTAGAGTGTAAAATGTAATGATGCAGGTCTATCTTCATGTATACACATAATTGTTGCGCAGTATTATTACATGGTTATTACAGCATTATACATTTGCCATTTATTTGAAGAGCGTGCTCAACGATATTTTGTACCTAATAATGTCTGTGGTGTGATGTTGTAGCACACACAGCTACAATGTATGTGCTAAGGGTCAGTCTGCTTTTTGTGATCCTCCGTGAAGTAGAATTGTAGAACATCCTTGACAACAATGATCCGGTCATATGATTAACTTAGCTTTGACCTAGTTGACATGAAACCTAGCTCATGGGCCGCAGTGGCCCCAAAGGATGTCAACTAAAAATGACAAGTGTACTTGCCACATATTAGAATGAGGGGCATTGAATCAGATTTACCACCTTTAGAAGAGTGCAGGACGACTCATCAGATACTTTTTAAAGCTTTAGTTTTCCTATTGAAGCGACACTTGCAATTCTTAGGCTTGGCATTTTTCTGACACAGTTGCATAGCATGTAGGACATCGGACTAACAGTCAGTCATACAATAGGAGGAGTGTGCTTACGATTACACTCGCAGTCGGTCATACAACAGGAGGGGTGTGCTTACGATTACACTTGCAGTTGGTCATACAACAGAAGTGGTGTGCTTATGATTAGACTTGCAGTTGGTCATACAATAGAAGTGGTGTGTTTACGATTAGACCCACAGTTGGTCATACAACAGGAGTGGTGTGCTTACGATTAGACTTGCAGTTGGTCATACAACAGGAGGGGTGTGCTTATGATTAGACTTACAGTTGGTCATACAATAGGAGTGGTGTGCTTACGATTAGACTTACAGTTGGTCATACAATAGGAGTGGTGTGCTTACGATTAGACTTGCAGTTGGTCATACAATAGAAGTGGTGTGTTTACGATTAGACTTACAGTTGGTCATACAATAGGAGTGGTGTGCTTACGATTAGACTTACAGTTGGTCATGCAACAGGAGTGGTGTGCTTATGATTAGACTTGCAGTTGGTCATACAATAGGAGTGGTGTGCTTACGATTAGTAGATCAGCTTGTAGATCAATGCTCAATGTGCTGTTCGACAGGGCTATGTGTTACATTATTCTTGGTACATgtatttggttattttaataacacATTCGTAGCGCGTGTTGAATGTGTTCTACAGTCTATGAACGGTTTTGCTTTTGTTGCCGTATGATCTCTGTCGCTGTTTCATTTTGTGATTAAGGCAATGTGGACTAATGTTATTGTGCCTTTTTGGTTATTTCCTACTAATACACTGGCAGTCTTATGtgtcgtgagagatcatcatgtgtaatagctgTATGCACAAATATTCTTCATCAtggtggttgagtggtgcagatggtagtgcACTTGGCTGGGAAACCAATTACCTGGGTTTCATTCCCGTGTGGTACACTTCTTTTTCCTAATTCTCTCAGCGTATCTTCAACCAGATGggcagacacggctcttattatagtaaagtttgtCTGACGATTGCTGTGCGCTGTTTACTTCAATTTTTACAGTTCTCATTTGCAACCTGTACCTTCTTCGATTTTTTTTATTGACCATCTATGTTCCTAATTGCCTTCTCAAATCTTTTTACCTTACATTGCctgcaaatatatttattggaaTTTGTGCTATTTGAAAATATAGATGCTTAAAATCATGTTTTAAGCATACTTTGATGAGCCTTATGGTTATATGTACTCAAATCTTATAGAGGTTTCTGCAGTTGATTCTCTCTGGTCCTTGTTGTCTCGCCTCTCATCATTTCCTGTCTCAGTATTTTTGCTCAGCCATttgtattaatttaaattgttggAACATACTCTAAATAATCTGGTAACTTGGCATGAGTATGAACTCTTCGCGCTGTAGCGCCGCAGTGAGTGTATGAAATTGACTTTGCGGCTATGCCATAGTGTTAATAGCTTAGCATTTTACTTTTCAGGTGTTCTTTTTGGAATCTCCATACCATACTCCTGGCTTGACACACCTGGACGGTAAGGTCAACTGGACTGCGACCTACCGAAGGGATTCCACTATTGTCGCTCCTTATGAGCGTTTTACTCTCTTCAACTCCTCTGTGGAGGAACTACCTTTAGCTAAAAACTATGCAATCGGAAAAACTAAAATGGTTGCTTGGTTTGTATCTAACTGCGGCGCTAGGAATAATCGTCTTGGATATGCCAAGGAACTCGGCAAGCACATTCAGGTATGCAATGGCCAACAAATCTTAACTGCACTGACATCGATCGTTATATACAAACATCACTCTCTATGAATTCCAGATAAAACAGGTTCATCTTAATAATTCATTTCGTCCCCAGCTTCTGCTGCATTTTGACTCTGTGATCTTTTAATTTTATCAATgatttgattggttaaaatcAACATCTTACATTTGCATTGACAGGTAGACATCTATGGAGCTTGCGGATCTATGAATTGTCCAAGAGCTTCTTCCCACTGCTTTGATCTCCTCTCAACTACCTATAAGTTTTACCTAGCCTTTGAAAACTCAAACTGTCGAGATTACATCACTGAAAAGTTCTTTGTTAATGGTCTCAAGTGAGTGCTCATCAGCTAACATCTAACTAGCTAACAATTATTCTATATTGTCTTGTATTAGATAATCAGTGGCATAATGTCTTCCTACATTCTTCCGCGCTGAGAGTTTGTTCAATGTGAATTTAATGTtctggagttatcttctcagaGGTAAATTATCTTGCAGTCTATGCGCTTGTTGTTTTGTAATATCGTCCTGCGCAGTTTGATCTATTTGTAGAAATGATGTTATTCCTATAGTAATGGGAGCCCATCCAGATGACTATAAACACGCTGCACCTAAAAATTCATACATTCATGTGGATGATTTCGAGTCACCTCAAAAACTCGCCGAGTATTTGAGAGAGTTGGACAAGGATGATGATAAATACAATGAATATTTTCGTTGGAAGGTAATAAATCGTAGTTCATTTTGGATTGTGTTTAGTAAATTTTCGATATGGTTTTTGCGCAACAGGACATGGTTGAAGATATTCTTGAAAGCTTTTTATCATAGAGCAAATGTCTGGGAACTACATAACAATAGAAAATGAGAACATGAAAGCAATTGAGCAATAAAGGCGCAAGTGCCACAGTCATTGTCATAAAACCAATAATTTTCTTGCAGTACAACAAGCAAACAGACTTAGCAGTGATCtatccatagacctattaactatacagtatagttaataggtctatggattTATCTTACGCCTTATTATCAGCCAATGTTATTATGTAATCCTTCCTGTTCATCATAGTTGTTGTTGTAGGGCACTGGTGACAATCTTAACACATACTTCTGGTGCAGAGTGTGCGCCATGGCTCATGCCAAGGACGTTATTCCGCCACCGAAAGCCTATGATAAATTAGATAGTTGGTGGAGAGGTCAAGGTGTCTGTAAAAATTTGGGCTCAGGATTATGGCCAAGGTGGTAATTAGGCCAAGGTAATTACCACAATGCAATTCCTGATTTGCAGGTCGACTAGTCGCAGTTCATTCTACATTTTCACACAACGCCATGAGTAATCATGTTCACACAACGTCTCTGCTATTATTTCGGTGCACATTTAAGTTGTTAAATCTATCACTGTTTTTTccttatttttattggttttgcatttttaaaatagtttcgCCTGTGCATTTTCCAGGGTCTAGAAGTGATAAAAAGCTCTGCTGCCATACTAATCCACTAATGTGCCTGTTACAACTCAGCATGTATATGTAGCAGCATGTATATGTAGCATTTATCTATGACAACTGGCCTGGCTCTGATTATATACCTATTTATTTTCAGATTTGATGGAAACAATAAACTGTCAAAAGTTGTGAAATTAATATCTGTGGCACACATGTCTTACGTAAACATCTAGGTGCAACGGTATACATGTGCTTACTTTCATATAGTTGCAATGGGAAATCATTCtagataaaaagatttttacatTGCATTCTTGGCACAATGTGTCAGCTTTATCCATAgaacaaagcaatatgttataaaaaatataacaatttataagaatattttagAAAACTGATTTTGCCTACAAGATAGTCAAATCCAAGCTAACACCTCTTTGCCAAAGGTTATCATTTCTTGGTCTGTCCATCAAGGGTGCTGAGCAGTGCGCGTATTCGCACATTTAGTCTGTTCTCAAAGTCATATTCTTTGAAGCCATCTTTGGCTTTGAGCAACATTTTCTTCCCTTCTTCTGTTTTTTCACCATTTTGAACTCGGTAGTTGCCTCTCTCATATAGGGCATGAGCGGCGATGTGGTAATCATATTTTAGTCCTGAAACAATACATTTTGCAGAGTGTCTTTTCTCTCCTACAGTTTTTGTACACAATTCAATGCGTGTAGAAACTGTTAACTGCTAATAGGAATGCAGCACTGACAATCCCCTTTTAGCTATCATACATTGTATTACCTTCATGCCTGGCCAGTGCCTCTTTGAAGCATTGATCAGAAAATTCTAGGTCTCCGTGTTGTCTGTAGATAGCCCCTTCAATTAAACTACGTACGtggaaaaactttttttcttcAACCTAAAATAATATGATAGACTAAGGTTGGCATAAGTTATAACCTGACATGCCAATCATGTAGCGAAGCATGTAGAAATGGCATGTAGAAATGACATGTAGTTTATAAA
The genomic region above belongs to Watersipora subatra chromosome 1, tzWatSuba1.1, whole genome shotgun sequence and contains:
- the LOC137385484 gene encoding glycoprotein 3-alpha-L-fucosyltransferase A-like isoform X1 yields the protein MKNMNKLVWRFIKLAAVVLFTYFIFVQILYMNSQSKPPYKRDAPKPSKLLAHLEIPVQETMKHDSVKPRAPGNAKFQDKVFQAEKKRANADEKAPKAVVPPIEADREYINTLLLKPRQTFNFHHNVRPLIWPDPSIQFDDRIISQMTYGSVEASETKPKEILVYSGQRDGMMEGRSSFISQQCPVTNCMLTYSRSASTTADVILWQDHVSLPGGKRPPGQIWMVFFLESPYHTPGLTHLDGKVNWTATYRRDSTIVAPYERFTLFNSSVEELPLAKNYAIGKTKMVAWFVSNCGARNNRLGYAKELGKHIQVDIYGACGSMNCPRASSHCFDLLSTTYKFYLAFENSNCRDYITEKFFVNGLKNDVIPIVMGAHPDDYKHAAPKNSYIHVDDFESPQKLAEYLRELDKDDDKYNEYFRWKGTGDNLNTYFWCRVCAMAHAKDVIPPPKAYDKLDSWWRGQGVCKNLGSGLWPRW
- the LOC137385484 gene encoding glycoprotein 3-alpha-L-fucosyltransferase A-like isoform X2; protein product: MNKLVWRFIKLAAVVLFTYFIFVQILYMNSQSKPPYKRDAPKPSKLLAHLEIPVQETMKHDSVKPRAPGNAKFQDKVFQAEKKRANADEKAPKAVVPPIEADREYINTLLLKPRQTFNFHHNVRPLIWPDPSIQFDDRIISQMTYGSVEASETKPKEILVYSGQRDGMMEGRSSFISQQCPVTNCMLTYSRSASTTADVILWQDHVSLPGGKRPPGQIWMVFFLESPYHTPGLTHLDGKVNWTATYRRDSTIVAPYERFTLFNSSVEELPLAKNYAIGKTKMVAWFVSNCGARNNRLGYAKELGKHIQVDIYGACGSMNCPRASSHCFDLLSTTYKFYLAFENSNCRDYITEKFFVNGLKNDVIPIVMGAHPDDYKHAAPKNSYIHVDDFESPQKLAEYLRELDKDDDKYNEYFRWKGTGDNLNTYFWCRVCAMAHAKDVIPPPKAYDKLDSWWRGQGVCKNLGSGLWPRW